One window of Triticum dicoccoides isolate Atlit2015 ecotype Zavitan chromosome 5A, WEW_v2.0, whole genome shotgun sequence genomic DNA carries:
- the LOC119301239 gene encoding ubiquitin-conjugating enzyme E2 variant 1C-like has translation MTLGSSGAGSSVVVPRNFRLLEELERGEKGIGDGTVSYGMDDADDIYMRSWTGTIIGPHNTVHEGRIYQLKLFCDKDYPEKAPSVRFHSRINMACVNHETGAVDPKKFSLLANWQREYTMEHVLTQLKKDMAATQNRKLVQPPEGTFF, from the exons ATGACGCTGGGCAGCTCCGGCGCCGGATCGAGCGTCGTCG TTCCTCGGAACTTCAGGCTGCTAGAAGAGCTTGAGCGCGGGGAGAAGGGCATTGGAGATGGAACGGTCAGCTATGGAATGGATGATGCTGATGACATATACATGCGGTCATGGACTGGCACCATTATTGGCCCTCACAAT ACTGTCCATGAGGGTCGCATCTACCAGCTGAAGCTGTTCTGTGACAAGGACTACCCTGAGAAGGCACCATCTGTTAGATTCCATTCAAGAATCAACATGGCTTGTGTTAATCACGAGACTGGGGCg GTTGACCCAAAGAAGTTCAGTTTGCTAGCAAACTGGCAGCGGGAGTACACTATGGAACATGTCTTGACCcagctgaagaaagatatggcggcgACGCAGAACCGCAAGCTAGTGCAGCCTCCAGAAGGGACATTCTTCTAG